One stretch of Heterodontus francisci isolate sHetFra1 chromosome 22, sHetFra1.hap1, whole genome shotgun sequence DNA includes these proteins:
- the LOC137381533 gene encoding probable G-protein coupled receptor 139 codes for MHVRVTGLVYAIYYPVLAAIAIPANLVTIVILSRGRCGLSRCITWYLVSMAVSDLLVIITGVILNRIRGIYFPVSFLTITPACSAIAILTYATRTSSVWLTVAFTFDRCVAICDQKLKTKYCTEKVAAVVIGTVCTLSCGKNVPFYFIYEPLYVMNNVPWFCSIKLIYYTSPGWAAFDWQDSILTPCVPFVLILLLNALTIKHILSASRSRRRLRAHNNGVNQSDPEMENRRKSIILLLSISGSFILLWMIYVINLLYVKFTNSKYFAGSNVTDPRFILQESGYILLLYSCCTNTCIYAGTQSKFREELKNAAKYPLKLIGKFIK; via the exons ATGCATGTTCGAGTAACTGGTCTCGTGTATGCTATTTACTATCCGGTTTTGGCAGCTATTGCTATTCCAG CTAACTtggtgaccattgtgatcctgtctcgaggaAGGTGCGGTCTCTCTAGATGTATCACTTGGTACTTGGTATCCATGGCTGTgtcagatctcctggtcattatcactggggTCATATTGAATCGGATCCGTGGTATTTATTTCCCGGTTAGTTTTCTGACCATCACTCCGGCCTGCAGTGCTATAGCCATCCTAACTTATGCAACCAGAACCAGTTCAGTCTGGCTAACGGTTGCTTTTACCTTCGATCGATGTGTGGCCAtttgtgaccagaaactgaaaacaaaatattgcaccgagaaagtgGCGGCCGTGGTTATAGGAACGGTCTGTACATTGAGCTGTGGTAAAAATGTCCCCTTTTATTTTATATATGAACCATTATATGTAATGAATAATGTGCCGTGGTTTTGCAGCATAAAGTTGATATATTACACTTCACCTGGTTGGGCAGCATTTGACTGGCAGGACAGCATTCTGACCCCATGTGTACCTTTCGTTCTGATTcttttgctcaatgctctgaccatcAAACACATTCTATCAGCCAGTAGatctcgcaggagactccgggctcacaacaatggagtgaatcagagtgacccagagatggagaacaggAGAAAATCCATCATTCTACTGTTGTCTATatcgggcagtttcatcctgttgTGGATGATATATGTTATAAATTTGTTGTATGTGAAATTTACAAATAGTAAATATTTCGCAGGTTCCAATGTCACTGATCCAAGGTTCATTCTGCAGGAAAGCGGATATATACTTCTGCTTTATAGCTGTTGCACCAATACGTGTATTTATGCAGGGACGcagagtaaattcagagaggagttaaagaatgcAGCGAAATATCCACTTAAACTCATTGGAAAATTCATTAAATAA
- the LOC137381316 gene encoding zinc finger protein 16-like: MEAKSTVHRREKPYTCSACGRGFSGSSGLLRHKRCHTREKPCKCGDCGKGFNYPYELENHQHIHTGERPFLCSVCGKGFIRSSTLLEHQQVHTGERPFTCSVCGKGFTHFSVLLRHQQVHVDERKFQCSDCEKSFKHAATLREHQRIHTGSTPYSCCYCGKRFRGSSNLLKHQRVHTGERPFTCSVCGKGFSHSSTLLRHQRGHTVERLFTCSDCGKGFTDSSNLLKHQRVHTDERPFKCFDCGNCYKSSQELMSHQRVHTDERPFRCSHCGTGFRRSSDLTVHQRVHTGERPFTCSVCGKGFTQSSQLSKHQLVHTDKRPFQCYNCEKSFKSKKDLLRHQRTHTGERPFTCAVCGKGFTQSSNLLRHQHIHT; the protein is encoded by the coding sequence ATGGAAGCAAAAAGCACCGTACACAGGAGGGAGAAACCCTACACGTGTTCtgcgtgtggacgaggcttcagtgGATCATCTGGCCTGTTGAGACACAAGCGATGTCACACCAGGGAGAAACCAtgtaaatgtggggactgtgggaagggatttaattaCCCATATGAGCTGGAAAATCATCAACacattcacaccggggagaggccattcctctgttctgtgtgtgggaagggattcattcgctcatccaccctgctggagcaccagcaagttcacaccggggagaggccattcacctgctcagtgtgtgggaagggattcactcatttctcagtcctgctgagacaccagcaagtcCATGTTGATGAGAGAAAGTTTCAATGCTCTGACTGTGAAAAGAGCTTTAAACACGCTGCAACGCTAAGGGAGCACCAGCGTATTCACACCGGTTCCACACCATACAGCTGCTGTTACTGTGGGAAGAGGTTCAGgggttcatccaacctgctgaaacaccagcgcgttcacactggggagaggccattcacttgctctgtgtgtgggaagggattctcccattcatccaccctgctgagacaccagcgaggtcACACtgtggagaggctgttcacctgctccgactgtgggaagggattcactgattCATCCAACCTACTgaagcaccagcgagttcacactgatgagagaccttttaaatgttttgactgtgggaattgctataaaagttcccaggaactgatgtcccatcaacgtgttcacactgacgagagaccattcaggtgctctcattgcgggactgggttcaggcgatcatctgacctcactgtacaccagcgagttcacactggggagaggccgttcacctgctccgtgtgtggtaagggattcactcagtcatcacagCTCAGTAAACATCAGcttgttcacactgataagagaccttttcaatgttatAACTGTGAGAAGAGCTTCAAAAGCAAAAAAGATCTGCTGAGACACCAAcgaactcacactggggagaggccattcacctgtgctgtgtgcgggaagggattcactcagtcatccaacctgctgagacaccagcacaTTCACACATGA